The Choristoneura fumiferana chromosome 11, NRCan_CFum_1, whole genome shotgun sequence genome includes a region encoding these proteins:
- the LOC141432816 gene encoding uncharacterized protein isoform X1, protein MPKRKGFVPSENLIISFDTENDTEEVIEKIKPVKTKTRKHQSGGNKCKKIKLEINILFQKDDTTDDESSKCGDKEDYENYSDLSFLDDFNVDEIVESLNDCQSNIVKIDNSVNLKENRRPPNMDVDLSTLNDKNTMINNYECLSKGEKIIENNTTNDSSLTLCNEKSNIKTENKAIELVIKVESLTDHNTIAENNIDTSELKSKNMLETQREAGSVNGKADKISNAVEEVKTIENYASNINESMICAECCKDLSATNSKNMKRLSKSVTLPGYGKSKNDNILTYTEIKSEEVHNLTSTQFDTKNTNKLKKENTETDITANIDSGTLVEKLATDENGTLPSDVKYKSNTMSDNNHTSTVNSIKVETDKASIFVDNNKHQDEVILIEDSDNDCDNDMAKVQGTQALIENDIIDLTLQKDSSFDTKPKEVLTVDAVKLKTNETGSEPILILDTDYDELKANGDSKNKKGIMNSKDNYGPIDIKKKHLFCNSDNKIHASDKILRKSDTCTLFNHKPDSETKNNQYKGKELMTNQNKSDDVKIKNATVKNIPSLDDKKDATTNKGTVTHNTTPVYTKHCAEAGQDRSQTKTQTQKELNDDKTSAIVREEIPLTKETHDNKIKMQVDKSDTTTPNTVTQNQPKSNKQAHQDDKLNVDVNSAITDKQLSHINENDDINITTWLENKISQDMKEKAENTTDGQKDEKKSASTGNRTSTTNENRDGHIRMWVVNKGDTRTNTVVQNQPKTNPEDTKDGKSKSVDNMTDNITPNVNAKCQPNESNKTSAGAASIVIVNTPTPATEKQDSKTNLVKGDPRTTQNQPKTNLQDKKDVKSKTVNNLNSQNMNAKFQPKVPNKCSPQTKTNNFGSIQADKNLVEIDFYARRLECRMREYFGAKYSITDLIHRGRFSTIYRCKNGSGSIKAVKDSKEAWQIGAHKEGMMMKLQYGVPESNYNCVRYEHGFLVAGQWCYVMEYYPKSLQEAMNINNKSFHIDKVQEFSRQLVAAVTILRNNNIIHSDINPSHVLINDSETRIKLCGFDQAFLYNGGDMLPNVGTVNYRAPELILGYQADYGVDVWATALVMYEMATNRQLFPGFYNNDILYKQFCTLDNFPYDMLDRCYYRSQHFMGDTFVRIVGSRGEGKVLVRDFYKKERIHSVLFQVYHNEWAKFGTNRTEDKSKLNALWKLLKKMLTMDPNSRIAIEFVFADPFIYETF, encoded by the exons ATGCCCAAAAGAAAAGGATTTGTGCCTagtgaaaatttaataatatccTTTGACACCGAAAATGACACAGAAGAAGTCATAGAAAAAATCAAACCTGTCAAGACTAAAACCCGAAAGCATCAATCAGGTGGcaacaaatgtaaaaaaattaaactggaAATAAACATACTATTTCAAAAAGACGACACAACTGACGACGAATCATCAAAATGTGGGGATAAAGAAGACTATGAAAACTATAGTGACCTCAGTTTTCTTGACGATTTCAATGTAGATGAAATCGTCGAAAGTCTAAATGATTGTCAGAGTAACATAGTTAAAATAGATAATTCggttaatttaaaagaaaacagGCGACCGCCAAATATGGATGTCGATTTATCAACACTTAATGATAAAAACACAATGATTAACAATTATGAATGCTTATCAAAAGGTGAAAAAATCATTGAAAATAATACAACTAATGATTCTAGTTTAACACTGTGTAATGAAAAGTCGAATATTAAAACAGAAAACAAAGCTATAGAATTAGTTATTAAAGTAGAgag ccTTACAGATCACAACACTATCGccgaaaataatattgatactAGTGAATTGAAAAGTAAAAACATGCTAGAAACTCAAAGAGAAGCTGGATCTGTTAATGGAAAGGCAGACAAGATATCAAATGCTGTTGAAGAAGTTAAGACTATTGAAAATTACGCAAGTAATATCAATGAAAGTATGATTTGCGCCGAGTGCTGTAAAGATTTAAGTGCCACAAATTCAAAGAACATGAAAAGGTTATCCAAGTCTGTCACACTTCCTGGATATGGAAAATCAAAAAACGATAACATTTTAACGTATACAGAAATAAAGTCCGAAGAAGTTCACAATTTAACGTCTACGCAGTTTGACACTAAAAAtactaacaaattaaaaaaagaaaatactgaAACAGATATTACTGCAAATATTGATAGTGGTACGCTTGTAGAGAAGTTAGCCACAGATGAAAATGGGACTTTGCCAAGCGATGTAAAGTATAAAAGCAATACTATGAGCGATAATAACCATACATCCACTGTTAACTCGATTAAAGTTGAAACCGATAAGGCGTCAATTTTCGTTGACAACAATAAACATCAAGACGAAGTTATTTTGATAGAAGACTCTGATAACGATTGTGATAATGACATGGCTAAAGTGCAAGGTACACAAGCTCTAATAGAAAATGATATAATTGATCTCACATTACAAAAGGACAGCTCCTTCGATACTAAACCCAAAGAAGTGCTTACGGTTGACGCTGTAAAACTGAAAACAAATGAAACTGGCTCGGAACCAATATTAATATTAGATACTGACTATGATGAATTAAAGGCTAATGGcgattcaaaaaataaaaaaggaatcATGAATTCCAAAGACAATTATGGACCAATCGATattaaaaagaaacatttattctgtAATTCTGATAATAAAATACATGCATCGGACAAAATACTGAGAAAATCCGACACATGCACTTTGTTTAATCATAAACCTGAtagtgaaacaaaaaataatcaatataaGGGTAAAGAGCTTATGACTAACCAAAATAAGTCAGAtgatgtcaaaataaaaaatgctacTGTGAAAAATATACCGTCCCTAGACGATAAAAAAGATGCCACTACCAATAAGGGTACAGTTACACATAATACTACCCCGGTTTATACTAAACACTGTGCCGAAGCTGGCCAAGATCGATCACAAACAAAGACTCAAACGCAGAAAGAACTAAATGACGACAAAACATCTGCTATAGTTAGAGAAGAAATCCCACTCACAAAGGAAACCcatgataataaaattaaaatgcagGTAGATAAAAGTGATACGACAACGCCCAATACAGTGACACAAAATCAACCAAAATCAAATAAGCAGGCGCATCAAGATGATAAATTAAATGTTGATGTAAACTCTGCTATCACGGATAAGCAACTTTCACATATCAACGAGAATGATGATATTAATATAACAACGTGGCTAGAGAATAAAATCTCACAAGATATGAAGGAAAAAGCAGAAAACACTACAGACGGCCAGAAAGATGAAAAAAAGTCTGCTTCTACAGGAAATCGAACTTCAACTACCAATGAAAATCGTGATGGTCATATTAGGATGTGGGTGGTGAATAAAGGTGATACAAGAACAAATACAGTGGTACAAAATCAACCAAAAACAAACCCAGAAGACACGAAAGATGGTAAATCAAAATCTGTGGATAACATGACAGATAACATCACACCGAATGTGAATGCGAAATGTCAACCAAATGAATCAAATAAAACTTCGGCTGGAGCTGCATCTATTGTGATTGTGAATACACCTACACCTGCTACAGAAAAACAGGATAGTAAGACAAACTTGGTAAAAGGTGATCCGAGAACCACACAAAATCAGCCAAAAACAAACTTACAGGACAAGAAAGATGTCAAATCAAAAActgttaataatttaaattcacaGAACATGAATGCGAAATTTCAACCAAAGGTACCAAATAAATGTAGTCCTCAAACTAAAACCAATAATTTTGGATCAATACAGGCAGACAAAAATTTAGTAGAAATCGACTTTTATGCCCGAAGATTGGAATGTAGAATGCGGGAATACTTTGGGGCAAAATATTCGATAACTGACCTTATACACCGTGGAAGATTTTCTACAATATATCGTTGCAAAAATGGCAGTGGTTCTATCAAGGCTGTGAAAGATAGCAA GGAAGCATGGCAAATAGGTGCCCACAAAGAaggaatgatgatgaaattacaaTATGGCGTACCGGAAAGCAATTACAACTGCGTCCGTTACGAACACGGGTTTTTGGTGGCAGGGCAATGGTGTTATGTAATGGAATATTATCCTAAAAGTTTACAAGAAGCCATGAATATAAACAATAAGAGTTTCCATATTGACAAGGTGCAAGAATTCAGCAGACAATTGGTGGCTGCCGTTACCATATTGAGGAACAACAATATTATCCACTCAG atATTAACCCATCTCATGTCCTAATAAACGACTCAGAGACTAGAATAAAGCTGTGTGGCTTCGACCAAGCGTTCTTATACAACGGGGGCGATATGCTACCAAACGTCGGTACAGTGAACTACCGGGCCCCAGAGTTGATACTCGGGTATCAAGCCGACTATGGTGTCGACGTGTGGGCAACTGCTTTGGTCATGTACGAGATGGCAACCAACCGCCAACTGTTTCCCGGATTCTACAATAACGATATACTGTACAAACAGTTCTGCACATTggacaattttccttatgataTGCTGGATCGCTGTTATTATAGGAGCCAGCATTTTATGGGCGATACGTTTGTTAGGATCGTCGGGAGTAGAGGAgaa gGCAAAGTATTGGTCCGAGACTTTTACAAGAAGGAAAGGATACACAGTGTGCTTTTTCAGGTATACCATAACGAATGGGCCAAATTTGGGACTAATCGGACCGAAGACAAGAGCAAATTAAACGCCTTATGGAAACTTCTTAAAAAAATGCTAACGATGGATCCCAATAGTCGCATCGCTATAGAATTCGTTTTCGCCGACCCTTTTATTTACGAAACTTTCTAA
- the LOC141432818 gene encoding EF-hand domain-containing family member B-like: MPIDCQRSTSGGKGNLGMFIERDPQICAAGIPSAQPDDKISDSLQHYLLKDEVDSLISDAIIPHKPPRPLPPLRHPMPLDKRYGGLFSDMAALINPPILTKFQTLVEDFKCTPYASYWHKPLGGVRDPTPMLPEGFDTKGTTFGKKTPFHGTLYDIVMPTTPMPENTSRKFPGEQTNRNYCKPAFNPDLTFGHRTGVDKRGTYAKCCLTDDRVKIGTGGRVVINSVLANFQDFTQPRIGTVLAPCDNIKDVPYGYAFGKLKRPDNLPQCLTTCELNPGIDVIRKCLKHLNSLRKCLSSRYLPTFFHNFYLSLKFFDKSKSGWLPKQVVYDFCGTKFIRFDPSLIEPLLSMWQAFDGNCIEYKTFVRVINYREPSPEIPKIADLPDDCIDFRTTYTEMVKPNKPPDNSRMAGLPSGRYFDMDYPITPEGCSRAARTCLPHESDMKSCLNPSVLTLLHVSHRDMYAKREPDVVRRVFEKTGEKFTDERFETVWEEAKKLHSEGWVCYETFRCALEKLSNESNQS; encoded by the coding sequence atgccTATCGACTGCCAACGGTCAACCTCCGGGGGAAAGGGTAATTTGGGTATGTTCATAGAGAGAGATCCGCAAATCTGCGCAGCGGGAATACCATCAGCCCAACCTGATGATAAAATATCAGATTCTTTGCAACATTACCTGTTGAAAGACGAAGTAGACTCCCTCATCAGTGATGCTATCATCCCGCACAAGCCACCACGACCTCTGCCTCCCTTAAGACACCCAATGCCCCTTGATAAGCGATATGGAGGCTTATTTAGCGACATGGCAGCCCTTATTAATCCTCCCATCCTGACAAAGTTCCAAACTCTCGTCGAAGATTTCAAATGCACCCCTTATGCGTCTTACTGGCACAAACCTCTCGGTGGAGTTCGAGACCCTACTCCTATGTTGCCGGAAGGTTTCGACACCAAAGGAACTACGTTTGGGAAGAAAACACCATTTCATGGAACATTATATGATATAGTTATGCCAACAACACCGATGCCTGAAAATACGTCGCGTAAATTTCCCGGAGAACAAACGAATCGTAATTATTGTAAGCCTGCGTTTAATCCAGACTTAACGTTCGGTCATCGAACGGGTGTTGACAAACGAGGTACATATGCCAAATGCTGCCTCACCGACGACAGAGTTAAGATTGGTACTGGTGGTCGCGTCGTCATCAACAGTGTGTTAGCAAATTTCCAAGATTTCACACAACCGAGAATAGGCACTGTGCTAGCTCCTTGCGATAACATTAAAGATGTGCCATATGGCTACGCTTTTGGCAAACTCAAGCGTCCAGATAATTTGCCACAATGCCTCACAACTTGCGAATTGAACCCCGGGATAGACGTCATCAGAAAATGTTTGAAACACTTAAATTCTCTCCGAAAATGTCTATCTTCCCGGTATTTACCTACATTCTTCCATAATTTTTACTTAAGTCTCAAGTTTTTTGATAAATCGAAGTCAGGCTGGCTCCCAAAACAAGTTGTTTACGATTTTTGCGGAACAAAATTTATCAGATTTGACCCGTCTTTGATCGAGCCTTTACTATCTATGTGGCAAGCTTTTGATGGGAATTGTATCGAGTATAAGACCTTCGTTCGCGTAATTAACTATAGGGAGCCTTCTCCAGAAATTCCTAAAATAGCGGATTTACCAGATGACTGCATTGATTTTCGTACAACGTACACAGAAATGGTTAAACCAAATAAACCTCCGGATAACAGCCGTATGGCAGGGTTGCCATCAGGCAGATATTTTGATATGGACTACCCTATAACTCCAGAGGGTTGCTCGAGGGCTGCTCGAACCTGTCTTCCGCACGAATCTGACATGAAATCCTGCTTGAATCCTAGCGTTTTAACCTTACTCCATGTGTCGCATCGAGACATGTATGCAAAACGAGAGCCCGATGTTGTAAGAAGAGTATTTGAGAAAACCGGGGAGAAGTTCACTGATGAAAGATTTGAGACCGTTTGGGAGGAGGCAAAGAAGTTACATTCTGAAGGGTGGGTATGCTATGAAACGTTTAGATGTGCCTTGGAAAAACTTAGCAATGAAAGTAATCAAAGTTAA
- the LOC141432826 gene encoding allergen Tha p 1-like, with the protein MKTAILVLCLTAFVVAADRKYDDSFDDIDLSDVLNNERLLVAYTNCLIDKGPCTAEVKQLKEKLPEALETNCAKCTDKQKTVGKKLVHELKAKHPDLWQKLVAKYDPTGKYHKAFEDFLKN; encoded by the exons ATGAAGACTGCTATTCTGGTCTTGTGCTTAACCGCGTTTGTGGTGGCAGCGGATAGGAAATACGACGATTCCTTTGATGATATTGATCTTTCGGATGTGCTTAACAACGAGAGATTGTTGGTGGCCTACACCAATTGCCTCATCGATAAAGGGCCCTGTACCGCTGAAGTGAAACAACTTAAAG aaaAACTGCCCGAAGCTCTGGAAACCAATTGCGCGAAGTGCACTGACAAGCAGAAGACAGTCGGAAAGAAGTTGGTCCACGAGTTGAAAGCGAAGCATCCTGATCTATGGCAGAAACTAGTTGCTAAATATGATCCTACTGGAAAATACCACAAGGCATTCGAAGATTTCCTCAAGAACTGA
- the LOC141432816 gene encoding uncharacterized protein isoform X2, with protein MLIKSLTDHNTIAENNIDTSELKSKNMLETQREAGSVNGKADKISNAVEEVKTIENYASNINESMICAECCKDLSATNSKNMKRLSKSVTLPGYGKSKNDNILTYTEIKSEEVHNLTSTQFDTKNTNKLKKENTETDITANIDSGTLVEKLATDENGTLPSDVKYKSNTMSDNNHTSTVNSIKVETDKASIFVDNNKHQDEVILIEDSDNDCDNDMAKVQGTQALIENDIIDLTLQKDSSFDTKPKEVLTVDAVKLKTNETGSEPILILDTDYDELKANGDSKNKKGIMNSKDNYGPIDIKKKHLFCNSDNKIHASDKILRKSDTCTLFNHKPDSETKNNQYKGKELMTNQNKSDDVKIKNATVKNIPSLDDKKDATTNKGTVTHNTTPVYTKHCAEAGQDRSQTKTQTQKELNDDKTSAIVREEIPLTKETHDNKIKMQVDKSDTTTPNTVTQNQPKSNKQAHQDDKLNVDVNSAITDKQLSHINENDDINITTWLENKISQDMKEKAENTTDGQKDEKKSASTGNRTSTTNENRDGHIRMWVVNKGDTRTNTVVQNQPKTNPEDTKDGKSKSVDNMTDNITPNVNAKCQPNESNKTSAGAASIVIVNTPTPATEKQDSKTNLVKGDPRTTQNQPKTNLQDKKDVKSKTVNNLNSQNMNAKFQPKVPNKCSPQTKTNNFGSIQADKNLVEIDFYARRLECRMREYFGAKYSITDLIHRGRFSTIYRCKNGSGSIKAVKDSKEAWQIGAHKEGMMMKLQYGVPESNYNCVRYEHGFLVAGQWCYVMEYYPKSLQEAMNINNKSFHIDKVQEFSRQLVAAVTILRNNNIIHSDINPSHVLINDSETRIKLCGFDQAFLYNGGDMLPNVGTVNYRAPELILGYQADYGVDVWATALVMYEMATNRQLFPGFYNNDILYKQFCTLDNFPYDMLDRCYYRSQHFMGDTFVRIVGSRGEGKVLVRDFYKKERIHSVLFQVYHNEWAKFGTNRTEDKSKLNALWKLLKKMLTMDPNSRIAIEFVFADPFIYETF; from the exons ATGCTTATCAAAAG ccTTACAGATCACAACACTATCGccgaaaataatattgatactAGTGAATTGAAAAGTAAAAACATGCTAGAAACTCAAAGAGAAGCTGGATCTGTTAATGGAAAGGCAGACAAGATATCAAATGCTGTTGAAGAAGTTAAGACTATTGAAAATTACGCAAGTAATATCAATGAAAGTATGATTTGCGCCGAGTGCTGTAAAGATTTAAGTGCCACAAATTCAAAGAACATGAAAAGGTTATCCAAGTCTGTCACACTTCCTGGATATGGAAAATCAAAAAACGATAACATTTTAACGTATACAGAAATAAAGTCCGAAGAAGTTCACAATTTAACGTCTACGCAGTTTGACACTAAAAAtactaacaaattaaaaaaagaaaatactgaAACAGATATTACTGCAAATATTGATAGTGGTACGCTTGTAGAGAAGTTAGCCACAGATGAAAATGGGACTTTGCCAAGCGATGTAAAGTATAAAAGCAATACTATGAGCGATAATAACCATACATCCACTGTTAACTCGATTAAAGTTGAAACCGATAAGGCGTCAATTTTCGTTGACAACAATAAACATCAAGACGAAGTTATTTTGATAGAAGACTCTGATAACGATTGTGATAATGACATGGCTAAAGTGCAAGGTACACAAGCTCTAATAGAAAATGATATAATTGATCTCACATTACAAAAGGACAGCTCCTTCGATACTAAACCCAAAGAAGTGCTTACGGTTGACGCTGTAAAACTGAAAACAAATGAAACTGGCTCGGAACCAATATTAATATTAGATACTGACTATGATGAATTAAAGGCTAATGGcgattcaaaaaataaaaaaggaatcATGAATTCCAAAGACAATTATGGACCAATCGATattaaaaagaaacatttattctgtAATTCTGATAATAAAATACATGCATCGGACAAAATACTGAGAAAATCCGACACATGCACTTTGTTTAATCATAAACCTGAtagtgaaacaaaaaataatcaatataaGGGTAAAGAGCTTATGACTAACCAAAATAAGTCAGAtgatgtcaaaataaaaaatgctacTGTGAAAAATATACCGTCCCTAGACGATAAAAAAGATGCCACTACCAATAAGGGTACAGTTACACATAATACTACCCCGGTTTATACTAAACACTGTGCCGAAGCTGGCCAAGATCGATCACAAACAAAGACTCAAACGCAGAAAGAACTAAATGACGACAAAACATCTGCTATAGTTAGAGAAGAAATCCCACTCACAAAGGAAACCcatgataataaaattaaaatgcagGTAGATAAAAGTGATACGACAACGCCCAATACAGTGACACAAAATCAACCAAAATCAAATAAGCAGGCGCATCAAGATGATAAATTAAATGTTGATGTAAACTCTGCTATCACGGATAAGCAACTTTCACATATCAACGAGAATGATGATATTAATATAACAACGTGGCTAGAGAATAAAATCTCACAAGATATGAAGGAAAAAGCAGAAAACACTACAGACGGCCAGAAAGATGAAAAAAAGTCTGCTTCTACAGGAAATCGAACTTCAACTACCAATGAAAATCGTGATGGTCATATTAGGATGTGGGTGGTGAATAAAGGTGATACAAGAACAAATACAGTGGTACAAAATCAACCAAAAACAAACCCAGAAGACACGAAAGATGGTAAATCAAAATCTGTGGATAACATGACAGATAACATCACACCGAATGTGAATGCGAAATGTCAACCAAATGAATCAAATAAAACTTCGGCTGGAGCTGCATCTATTGTGATTGTGAATACACCTACACCTGCTACAGAAAAACAGGATAGTAAGACAAACTTGGTAAAAGGTGATCCGAGAACCACACAAAATCAGCCAAAAACAAACTTACAGGACAAGAAAGATGTCAAATCAAAAActgttaataatttaaattcacaGAACATGAATGCGAAATTTCAACCAAAGGTACCAAATAAATGTAGTCCTCAAACTAAAACCAATAATTTTGGATCAATACAGGCAGACAAAAATTTAGTAGAAATCGACTTTTATGCCCGAAGATTGGAATGTAGAATGCGGGAATACTTTGGGGCAAAATATTCGATAACTGACCTTATACACCGTGGAAGATTTTCTACAATATATCGTTGCAAAAATGGCAGTGGTTCTATCAAGGCTGTGAAAGATAGCAA GGAAGCATGGCAAATAGGTGCCCACAAAGAaggaatgatgatgaaattacaaTATGGCGTACCGGAAAGCAATTACAACTGCGTCCGTTACGAACACGGGTTTTTGGTGGCAGGGCAATGGTGTTATGTAATGGAATATTATCCTAAAAGTTTACAAGAAGCCATGAATATAAACAATAAGAGTTTCCATATTGACAAGGTGCAAGAATTCAGCAGACAATTGGTGGCTGCCGTTACCATATTGAGGAACAACAATATTATCCACTCAG atATTAACCCATCTCATGTCCTAATAAACGACTCAGAGACTAGAATAAAGCTGTGTGGCTTCGACCAAGCGTTCTTATACAACGGGGGCGATATGCTACCAAACGTCGGTACAGTGAACTACCGGGCCCCAGAGTTGATACTCGGGTATCAAGCCGACTATGGTGTCGACGTGTGGGCAACTGCTTTGGTCATGTACGAGATGGCAACCAACCGCCAACTGTTTCCCGGATTCTACAATAACGATATACTGTACAAACAGTTCTGCACATTggacaattttccttatgataTGCTGGATCGCTGTTATTATAGGAGCCAGCATTTTATGGGCGATACGTTTGTTAGGATCGTCGGGAGTAGAGGAgaa gGCAAAGTATTGGTCCGAGACTTTTACAAGAAGGAAAGGATACACAGTGTGCTTTTTCAGGTATACCATAACGAATGGGCCAAATTTGGGACTAATCGGACCGAAGACAAGAGCAAATTAAACGCCTTATGGAAACTTCTTAAAAAAATGCTAACGATGGATCCCAATAGTCGCATCGCTATAGAATTCGTTTTCGCCGACCCTTTTATTTACGAAACTTTCTAA
- the LOC141432821 gene encoding uncharacterized protein: protein MSKVPYVIQQDSPNLVIVPTVACYEPSPEKSKLNNTSSSTKVPEIAKVSEKSAFVNNAGVKPRVSSVNENVLIDVTKVKKQPNSWATNFLQSIGGTTSKLPRAYNWHSSASKLASLRNENIQPINYLPIARSEMYTNTTIPKTKSIKELASSKTNTSQPKPNKDFSLSNGTNVTIKSKAQCSQPKLNKEAHQSIDSKARFLPTVKSNHTKANKEAEKDATQPKPTKEAIYPKSKNELTHLISDTKKDSQTKTIFKKKRQNEFTKLSGKSDTSLTKVHDKVSSSSDKNLRKEKFKSKILKAITEKKPPKTQKSETNRENISRKK, encoded by the exons ATGTCGAAGGTACCGTACGTTATTCAGCAAGATAGCCCCAATCTTGTGATAGTGCCTACAGTAGCCTGCTATGAGCCTTCACCGGAAAAGTCAAAGCTGAACAACACCAGTTCTTCCACCAAAGTGCCAGAGATTGCTAAAGTCAGTGAAAAAAGTGCCTTCGTTAATAATGCTGGTGTAAAGCCTCGTGTTTCTAGtgtgaatgaaaatgttttgATTGATGTTACTAAAGTGAAAAAGCAGCCAAATAGTTGGGCAACCAATTTCCTTCAGAGCATTGGCGGAACTACGTCAAAGCTTCCCAGA GCATATAATTGGCATTCTTCGGCGTCGAAGCTGGCTTCTCTACGCAATGAAAATATTCaaccaataaattatttgcCAATTGCTCGCTCAGAAATGTACACAAATACAACTATCCCTAAGACAAAATCTATCAAAGAACTTGCTTCGTCTAAAACAAATACTTCTCAGCCTAAACCAAACAAGGACTTTTCACTATCAAACGGAACTAATGTAACTATAAAATCAAAAGCACAATGTTCTCAACCAAAACTCAATAAAGAAGCTCATCAATCAATTGATAGCAAAGCACGATTCTTACCAACAGTGAAGTCTAACCACACAAAAGCTAATAAAGAAGCTGAAAAGGATGCTACTCAACCTAAACCTACCAAAGAAGCTATTTACCCAAAATCTAAAAACGAACTGACCCATCTAATATCAGATACCAAAAAAGATTCTCAaacgaaaacaatatttaaaaaaaagcgtcAGAATGAATTTACTAAACTGTCTGGTAAATCAGATACTAGCCTAACAAAAGTTCACGATAAAGTTTCATCTTCATCAGATAAAAACCTCCGCAAAGAAAAGTTTAAATCTAAAATATTAAAAGCTATTACTGAAAAGAAACCTCCAAAAACGCAAAAAAGTGAAACAAATAGAGAAAATATTTCACGAAAAAAATAA